In Acidimicrobiales bacterium, the following are encoded in one genomic region:
- a CDS encoding SDR family oxidoreductase: MTVRDLFEMNGRVAVVTGSGQGIGRSIALGLADFGCDVVLNSRRIHDLEATAAEIEKRGRSALIVQGDIRDFSETLADQAMERFGHLDIWVNNVGGSDEKTTRRLVETSDEVFRSQLDLNLTSAFQGCKAAAPRMGEAGSIINISSGAGTRGSPFTGPYAAAKAGMNNLTQTLALELAPAIRVNAVAPGPVVTEAFREVLNVDDQLDEIQATIPLARMGVPDDIAAAVVYLASDAASWVTGQLLLVAGGRTQRAHHYRPRQENDS, translated from the coding sequence ATGACGGTACGTGACCTCTTCGAGATGAACGGCCGAGTTGCCGTGGTCACTGGCTCGGGACAGGGGATTGGCCGGTCTATTGCGTTAGGCCTTGCCGATTTCGGTTGTGATGTCGTGTTGAATTCCCGGCGTATCCATGATCTTGAGGCCACTGCTGCGGAGATCGAAAAACGAGGGCGCTCGGCTCTGATAGTGCAAGGCGATATCCGAGATTTCTCCGAAACGCTTGCGGATCAGGCCATGGAGAGATTCGGGCACCTGGACATCTGGGTCAACAATGTCGGTGGGTCAGACGAGAAGACCACTAGGCGACTTGTAGAGACAAGCGATGAAGTATTCAGGTCCCAACTCGATCTCAACCTCACATCTGCCTTTCAGGGATGTAAGGCCGCAGCACCGCGGATGGGCGAAGCCGGTTCCATCATTAACATTTCCTCAGGCGCAGGGACCCGTGGCTCACCGTTCACCGGCCCCTATGCGGCCGCGAAAGCTGGGATGAACAACTTGACCCAGACCCTGGCCCTTGAACTCGCGCCGGCGATTCGCGTCAATGCCGTTGCACCCGGGCCGGTGGTCACCGAGGCATTCCGAGAGGTACTTAACGTTGACGACCAGTTGGACGAGATCCAGGCCACCATCCCCTTGGCTCGGATGGGCGTCCCAGATGACATCGCCGCGGCCGTGGTTTACCTCGCGTCCGATGCTGCATCGTGGGTGACCGGCCAACTCTTGTTGGTCGCGGGGGGGCGAACCCAACGGGCCCATCATTATCGACCGAGGCAGGAAAACGACTCTTAG
- a CDS encoding SDR family NAD(P)-dependent oxidoreductase has product MGGSRLDGRVAAVSGGTRGIGRAIAEAFLDEGASVVINGRSPEKGAAALAEMNGGDRVAFWPGSVTDQVVAEGLVDHAVETYGQIDILVCNAGGVRDTAPVVDMSDEEWQYELNLNLNHTFWATRRALRYMVPQRSGRVLAISSVEGKVAKPNIAGYAANKHAINGFVKSVAREVGVEGITVNAICPGIVVTDMVHERAGRAQGLGGVDELVSFYTAHTALQRPVTVGEVAAFAVHLASDEGAGFSGGTISLDGGDAYY; this is encoded by the coding sequence ATGGGTGGATCCAGACTTGACGGAAGAGTTGCTGCAGTCTCGGGAGGGACTCGGGGCATCGGACGTGCCATCGCAGAGGCATTTCTTGACGAGGGTGCGTCGGTTGTCATCAACGGTCGGAGTCCAGAAAAGGGTGCAGCCGCTCTCGCTGAGATGAACGGTGGGGACCGAGTGGCCTTCTGGCCGGGGAGTGTGACTGATCAGGTAGTAGCCGAGGGGCTCGTTGACCACGCCGTGGAGACCTACGGTCAGATCGACATTCTGGTTTGCAACGCAGGTGGTGTCAGAGATACAGCCCCGGTGGTGGATATGTCTGACGAGGAGTGGCAGTACGAACTCAACCTGAATTTGAACCACACGTTCTGGGCTACGAGAAGGGCCTTGCGGTACATGGTCCCCCAGAGGTCAGGACGGGTTCTTGCCATCTCTTCAGTCGAAGGAAAGGTGGCTAAGCCCAACATCGCCGGTTATGCGGCGAACAAGCATGCGATCAACGGGTTCGTCAAGTCGGTAGCTCGAGAAGTTGGGGTAGAAGGGATCACTGTCAATGCCATCTGCCCAGGGATCGTGGTGACAGATATGGTCCACGAGCGGGCTGGACGCGCTCAGGGATTAGGCGGCGTCGACGAATTGGTTTCCTTCTACACGGCGCATACCGCTCTTCAGCGTCCGGTCACTGTGGGTGAAGTTGCAGCATTCGCGGTCCATCTAGCCTCTGATGAGGGTGCTGGCTTCAGCGGTGGGACCATCTCGCTTGATGGGGGAGACGCCTACTACTAG